In the Bacteroidales bacterium genome, ATTAATTGCTTGATTAAATATAAGTCGGCGGTGTCTTTTTTAAATTCAACAATTAGATCAATATCGCTATTCTCATTTTGCTCATTTCTGGCTATAGATCCAAAAACACCTATTCTCTTAAGATGATACTCTTTATAATATCTATCTTTATT is a window encoding:
- a CDS encoding nucleotidyltransferase domain-containing protein, which translates into the protein MSDLDNILAYLLLNKDRYYKEYHLKRIGVFGSIARNEQNENSDIDLIVEFKKDTADLYLIKQLIKRDLEEKFNRSVDICREKYLKPYFKKQIQLEAKYV